From the genome of Candidatus Margulisiibacteriota bacterium, one region includes:
- a CDS encoding NrdH-redoxin translates to MSKIIKMYSTPTCPWCRRLKKYLDEQQVDYTEFDVSKDQQALIEMVKKSGQLGVPQIDIGGKVIVGFDRETIDEELKSA, encoded by the coding sequence ATGTCAAAAATTATAAAAATGTATAGTACGCCCACTTGTCCCTGGTGCCGAAGGTTAAAGAAATATTTAGACGAGCAGCAGGTGGACTATACTGAGTTCGATGTTTCTAAAGACCAGCAAGCCCTCATCGAGATGGTAAAAAAATCGGGGCAACTTGGAGTACCGCAGATTGATATCGGAGGTAAAGTGATCGTAGGTTTTGACCGTGAAACAATTGAT